A single region of the Candidatus Dadabacteria bacterium genome encodes:
- a CDS encoding STAS domain-containing protein, with amino-acid sequence MSTQNNQLELQADQIDGVLIISVAGRIDGMNAQEFHENLDKEIGGSDNPVVLDLEKLSYISSAGLRSILLIAKTLQGRKTRFMLCSLPGPIKEIFEIAGFDKIINVLESRSDAIATITG; translated from the coding sequence ATGAGCACTCAAAACAACCAACTTGAGTTACAGGCCGATCAGATTGATGGAGTCCTGATAATAAGCGTAGCTGGCCGGATTGATGGTATGAACGCGCAGGAATTCCACGAAAATCTGGATAAGGAAATTGGCGGTTCTGACAATCCCGTAGTTCTGGATCTTGAAAAGCTGTCCTATATCAGTAGTGCGGGATTGCGTTCAATTCTGCTTATTGCAAAAACACTTCAAGGTAGAAAGACGAGATTCATGCTGTGTTCCTTGCCCGGTCCCATAAAAGAAATCTTCGAGATTGCGGGTTTTGACAAAATCATTAATGTGCTCGAATCTCGTTCCGATGCTATAGCTACAATAACGGGTTAA
- a CDS encoding class I SAM-dependent methyltransferase, whose product MDIGKLSKKLKDAYRGSNVARRVQDFEGWMERATPEAVNSGGYDHAQLVKDYYDLYSELMVWSWGESLHFAPLAPHETLEDSKIRHQRLMIDKLDLQQGMTVVDVGCGIGGPMRRVVREAGVRVVGININKIQLEKAKKLNAEAGLDHMVDYLACSFMDMSVIEDETFDRGYAIESTCHAPDKQSAFEEIFRVLKPGALFWGQEMCLTDKFDPNDSRHWNLKRDLKLGIALKDIATFGEVNQALEAAGFHVIEGVDRGVSEGEESTPWYQPMESRHGMLGNVLFRLPQGRRALVAGSKLAEMVGFFPKGSAEVFRSLDQTADAYVEGGKTGIFTPLYCFLARKPH is encoded by the coding sequence ATGGATATAGGCAAGCTATCGAAAAAACTCAAGGATGCATACCGGGGGTCCAACGTCGCCCGTCGCGTGCAAGACTTCGAGGGTTGGATGGAGCGAGCGACGCCCGAAGCCGTTAACTCGGGTGGTTACGACCACGCCCAACTGGTCAAAGACTACTACGATCTTTACAGTGAGCTCATGGTATGGAGTTGGGGTGAATCCCTGCACTTTGCACCCCTCGCGCCGCATGAGACCCTGGAGGACTCCAAAATCCGCCATCAGCGGTTGATGATCGACAAGCTGGATCTGCAGCAGGGTATGACGGTGGTTGATGTTGGTTGTGGAATCGGCGGCCCGATGCGTCGTGTCGTTCGTGAGGCCGGTGTCCGGGTTGTCGGGATCAACATCAACAAAATCCAGTTGGAAAAGGCAAAAAAATTGAATGCCGAGGCGGGGCTCGACCACATGGTCGATTACCTGGCGTGCAGCTTCATGGATATGAGCGTCATCGAAGACGAAACTTTCGACCGGGGTTATGCCATCGAGTCAACGTGTCATGCACCGGACAAGCAAAGTGCGTTCGAAGAGATATTCCGCGTACTGAAACCCGGAGCCCTGTTCTGGGGGCAGGAGATGTGTCTGACGGACAAGTTCGATCCGAATGACAGCCGGCACTGGAACCTCAAGCGCGACCTCAAGCTCGGCATTGCACTAAAGGACATCGCCACGTTCGGGGAGGTGAATCAAGCGCTTGAAGCGGCAGGGTTCCACGTCATCGAGGGAGTGGACCGGGGTGTCTCGGAGGGGGAGGAATCCACACCATGGTATCAACCCATGGAGAGTCGACACGGGATGTTGGGTAACGTCTTGTTCAGGCTTCCGCAGGGCCGCAGAGCGTTGGTCGCAGGATCAAAGCTGGCCGAGATGGTTGGGTTCTTTCCGAAGGGCTCCGCAGAAGTCTTCCGGTCCTTGGACCAGACCGCTGATGCCTATGTCGAGGGTGGTAAAACCGGTATCTTCACGCCGCTGTACTGTTTCCTGGCTCGCAAACCCCATTAG